A genomic stretch from Natronomonas gomsonensis includes:
- a CDS encoding polymer-forming cytoskeletal protein produces the protein MYTVLGSDPLEELAVPDGTHVQEHDLVTDGDVLVGGQSVVELGVRGGTVIAGERVRFGGDIEADGDCRLDMWCEVDGNVLVGNNAYLGERVHITGQLIVSGDLDAGDDVDIEEGFEANGWIVIRNPMPTIVFLFVYLSQLLRIGEEEAAEEVADEFLTEEREADPVLIPRGARVSDDAWRVSTPASIGDGCRLHGNIRATSIEVGTDTEVFGSLRAKGDIRVGEGTVVHGDVTTKGGDVVIEPGASVRGDISCEDCELSEAADVDGAIRARGEMSFKKAPAADAEQSAESEAEHPEGDAEEAATEEETADRDGFEWAQPEESETADSASEPADDADPTPAIVPLGEGTLPEPDPTAAIVPAEESDLDWESVGDGRTPGNAKNGTQDSDADDDGISGVIAEAEDA, from the coding sequence ATGTACACCGTGCTTGGTTCGGACCCGCTGGAAGAACTCGCCGTGCCCGACGGCACCCACGTCCAAGAGCACGACCTCGTCACCGACGGTGACGTGCTCGTCGGCGGCCAGAGCGTCGTGGAGTTGGGCGTCCGTGGCGGGACCGTCATCGCCGGCGAGCGGGTCCGCTTCGGCGGCGACATCGAAGCCGACGGTGACTGCCGACTCGACATGTGGTGTGAGGTCGACGGCAACGTTCTCGTCGGCAACAACGCCTATCTCGGCGAGCGGGTCCACATCACCGGTCAACTCATCGTCTCCGGGGACCTCGACGCCGGCGACGACGTGGACATTGAGGAGGGATTCGAGGCCAACGGCTGGATTGTCATCCGCAACCCGATGCCGACCATCGTCTTCCTGTTCGTCTACCTCTCGCAGTTGCTCAGAATCGGCGAGGAGGAGGCAGCAGAGGAGGTCGCAGACGAGTTCCTGACCGAAGAGCGGGAGGCCGACCCCGTGCTCATTCCGCGCGGTGCGCGCGTCTCCGACGACGCCTGGCGCGTCTCGACGCCGGCGAGTATCGGCGACGGCTGCCGACTCCACGGCAACATCCGCGCGACATCCATCGAGGTCGGCACCGACACCGAGGTGTTCGGTAGTCTTCGGGCGAAAGGTGACATCCGGGTCGGCGAGGGGACAGTCGTCCACGGTGATGTAACGACGAAGGGTGGTGACGTGGTCATCGAACCCGGAGCGTCCGTCCGCGGTGACATCTCCTGTGAGGACTGTGAACTCTCGGAGGCCGCCGATGTCGACGGCGCGATTCGCGCCCGCGGCGAAATGAGCTTCAAAAAGGCGCCGGCGGCCGACGCCGAGCAGTCGGCGGAATCGGAGGCGGAACACCCCGAGGGTGATGCCGAGGAGGCGGCGACCGAAGAAGAGACGGCCGACAGGGACGGCTTCGAGTGGGCGCAACCGGAGGAATCAGAAACTGCCGACTCGGCGTCGGAACCGGCGGACGACGCCGACCCGACGCCCGCAATCGTCCCGCTCGGGGAAGGGACGCTCCCGGAACCCGACCCGACGGCGGCCATCGTCCCGGCCGAGGAAAGTGACCTCGACTGGGAGTCGGTCGGCGACGGACGGACCCCCGGGAACGCAAAGAACGGGACGCAGGATTCGGATGCCGACGACGATGGTATCTCGGGTGTCATCGCCGAGGCCGAAGACGCCTAG
- a CDS encoding DUF5800 family protein, with the protein MTVLSFDEQGVEVIYEGTEFRLEKDLIEEATRKDYPDVTDHEVLQLIEDNPALSGEPRRIQDILN; encoded by the coding sequence ATGACCGTTCTCTCGTTCGACGAACAGGGTGTCGAAGTCATCTACGAAGGCACCGAGTTCCGACTGGAAAAGGACCTCATCGAGGAGGCGACCCGGAAGGACTACCCCGACGTGACCGACCACGAGGTGCTTCAACTCATCGAGGACAACCCCGCACTCTCCGGGGAACCCCGTCGAATCCAGGATATTCTGAACTGA
- a CDS encoding alcohol dehydrogenase catalytic domain-containing protein yields MHAARFYPNDGLRIEDVPRPEVGPGEVLVEVAACGVCHSDLHVMDGDLPLVEPRTLGHEVAGTVAESGDGVALDVGTDVAVFGGWGCRDCSVCARGDDQLCNLTNWLGIGNDGGYAEYLRVPTAEYCIPLDGLDPIEAAPLTDAALTAYRSLRKADLELGDSVAIFGIGGLGEFGVQLARLSGYRTVAVDREPSKLDRAEELGADATVDTSGSVPREIREAAGGEVDAVVDFVGVDETLQWGSNVLGPDGRLVLAGIGGGAIDFSWNPLVGSEVTYRTVQWGTPEELRSVLELARQGRLETTVEEVPLEDLPETFERLESGDIEGRAVVVP; encoded by the coding sequence ATGCACGCGGCGCGTTTCTACCCTAACGACGGACTGCGCATCGAAGACGTTCCGAGACCCGAAGTCGGTCCCGGCGAGGTGCTCGTCGAGGTCGCCGCCTGCGGCGTCTGTCACTCCGATTTGCACGTCATGGACGGCGACTTACCGCTCGTCGAACCGCGGACGCTCGGCCACGAGGTCGCTGGAACCGTCGCCGAATCCGGCGATGGCGTGGCGCTCGATGTCGGCACCGATGTAGCGGTATTCGGCGGGTGGGGCTGTCGGGACTGTTCCGTCTGTGCCCGCGGCGACGACCAGTTGTGTAACCTGACGAACTGGCTCGGCATCGGCAACGACGGCGGTTACGCGGAGTACCTTCGGGTGCCGACCGCGGAGTACTGCATTCCGCTGGACGGACTGGACCCAATCGAGGCCGCACCGCTGACCGACGCCGCCCTCACCGCCTATCGGTCGCTCCGGAAGGCCGACCTCGAGCTCGGCGACAGCGTGGCGATTTTCGGTATCGGCGGGTTGGGCGAATTCGGCGTTCAACTCGCCCGATTATCCGGCTATCGAACGGTCGCCGTCGACCGCGAGCCCTCGAAACTCGACCGCGCCGAGGAACTCGGTGCGGACGCGACGGTCGACACCTCGGGGTCGGTGCCCCGGGAGATACGTGAGGCTGCGGGCGGTGAGGTCGACGCAGTCGTGGATTTCGTCGGCGTCGACGAGACCCTCCAGTGGGGCAGTAACGTCCTCGGTCCCGACGGCCGACTCGTGTTGGCCGGCATCGGCGGCGGCGCAATCGACTTCTCGTGGAACCCGCTGGTTGGCAGCGAGGTGACCTACCGAACGGTCCAGTGGGGCACTCCCGAGGAGTTGCGGTCGGTGCTGGAGTTGGCCCGACAGGGACGACTCGAAACGACCGTCGAGGAAGTCCCACTCGAGGACCTTCCCGAGACGTTCGAACGCCTCGAGTCGGGGGACATCGAGGGCCGGGCCGTGGTCGTTCCCTAA
- a CDS encoding phosphoadenosine phosphosulfate reductase family protein — protein sequence MSEFPEYVDVDYTDGEGEDPEEYPSIQDKIEKAIEVVKTGLEQYDTPAIMWTGGKDSTLTLYFVKEVVEQFDYEMPPTVFIDHYQHFDELLDFVDHWADEWDLEVIFARNENVGAYVDENDLEPGDDIPVDALNENNQHHIRNILEYEEDTFPFLLDTYVGNHLLKTVALNNTLEEHDIDGIISGIRWDEQEARADETFFSPRHDPDIYPPHDRIQPILQFDEADVWDAFWFYVVPETVPEFPDDGYVPQDYDDLPNDLTHADIPVSPKYFAGFRSLGSEISTEKSDEEPAWLQDLDNTTERAGRAQDKEDLMERLRDLGYM from the coding sequence ATGAGCGAATTCCCGGAGTACGTCGACGTTGATTACACGGACGGCGAAGGCGAAGACCCCGAGGAGTACCCGAGCATTCAGGACAAAATCGAGAAGGCCATCGAGGTCGTCAAGACGGGACTCGAACAGTACGATACCCCCGCCATCATGTGGACCGGCGGGAAGGACTCGACGCTGACGCTGTACTTCGTCAAGGAGGTCGTCGAGCAGTTCGACTACGAGATGCCGCCGACGGTCTTCATCGACCACTACCAGCACTTCGACGAACTGCTCGATTTCGTCGACCACTGGGCCGACGAGTGGGACCTCGAAGTCATCTTCGCGCGCAACGAGAACGTCGGTGCGTACGTCGACGAAAACGACCTCGAACCCGGCGACGACATTCCCGTTGACGCCCTCAACGAGAACAACCAGCACCACATCCGCAACATTCTCGAATACGAGGAAGACACCTTCCCGTTCCTGCTGGACACCTACGTCGGCAACCACCTGCTGAAGACGGTCGCGCTCAACAACACCCTCGAAGAACACGACATCGACGGCATCATCTCGGGCATCCGTTGGGACGAACAGGAGGCTCGCGCCGACGAGACGTTCTTCTCGCCGCGACACGACCCCGACATCTACCCGCCGCACGACCGCATCCAGCCGATTCTGCAGTTCGACGAGGCCGACGTGTGGGATGCCTTCTGGTTCTACGTCGTCCCCGAGACGGTCCCCGAGTTCCCCGACGACGGCTACGTCCCGCAGGACTACGACGACCTGCCGAACGACCTCACCCACGCCGACATCCCCGTCTCGCCGAAGTACTTCGCAGGCTTCCGCTCGCTCGGCAGCGAGATTTCCACGGAGAAGTCCGACGAAGAGCCCGCGTGGCTGCAGGACCTCGACAACACCACCGAGCGTGCCGGCCGCGCACAGGACAAAGAGGACCTGATGGAGCGGCTTCGGGACCTCGGTTACATGTAA